CACGGTTTTTGTAGGTAGCGGTGGTATCGGTGATGGGGAGTACGATGGAGAGACAAGACAGACCGACAGGACCCGGAGAAGGAGGCATGGGAGAGCAGGCGCAGGCCACGCAACCGGCGGACATCGCAGAGATGGACATCACCGAACCGACGGTGACGTGGCTGGAAGTATCGCATCCACAACAGCCGATACCCATCGGCGAGAACGACCGGGTGCTGAACAGCCACTTCAACGAGCAGTACGACGTGTGGGAAGTCCTGCTGGTCGCACTGCCGGACGAGGACGAGGAAGAAGAAGACGAGTAGTCAGAGCATATCTTTCTGTTCGAGGCCCGTCATCACGTCGTCGACGAAGGTATCGACGTCGTCGTACGGGAAGTCCTGTGCGTCCGAGAGCTTCGTCGCCAGTTCCATGGCGGTGAAGCTCACGTCGCCGGCCTCGAAGCGCGTTCCCGGTCCGTTCGGGAGCGCGGGGACGAGGTCCATCGGGTTGCTGATAGGGTAGTCGGCACCTTCGAACGCGTCGTGGAACTGCTGGCGGAGTTCTGCCTTGGTTTCTTCGTCTGCCATAGTCGGGGTGTGAATCGTTGTCAGCAAAAACGTTCCGGAACCACGGAAAACCAGTTGTCAGTTTATTGGTAGCCGTCGTAGCGAGGATTCTGCTGTGAGAGCGTCGCTCGAATCCGGATTCCCGAAGAGCTCGAAGTCGAAGACGAGATGGCGAAGTTTATACGGACGCGATTGTCACGGAATCACATGGACTTCGACTTCGAGTTGTTGCAAGAGTTGACCGAGACGAGTGGGGTGCCCGGCTACGAGGACCGAGTTCGAGAACTCGTGCGCAGGGAGTTCGACGGGGTGGTCGATTCGGTACGCACAGATTCGATGGGGAACGTCGTCGGAACCATCGAGGGCGAGAGCGACTTATCGGTCGCCGTCGCGGCACACATGGACGAAATCGGCTTCATGGTTCGCCACATTCACGAGGACGGCTTCCTCGCGCTCGACGCCCTCGGCGGGTGGGACCCCGACGTCCTTCGCGCCCAGCGCGTGACCGTCCACGCAGCGGACGGGGACCTCACAGGTGTCATCGGGTCCATCCCGACGCACGTGCAGGACGAAGACGACGAGGAGTTCTCGGTCCACGACGTCCACGTCGATTTGGGCCGTCCCGTCGAGGAAGTCGAGCAGTTGGTCTCCGTGGGGGACTTGGTGAGCATGGAACAGCGTACAGAGCGGGTCGGCAACAACGTCACCGGGAAGGCGCTGGACGACCGAATCTGTCTGTTCGCCATGCTCGAAGCCGCACGGCGCGTGGAGGACCCGAGGGTGACGATTCACTTCTGTGCGACCGTGCAGGAAGAACTCGGCGTCCGGGGCGCACCCGCAGTCAGCGTAGACGTGGACCCGGACCTCGCGGTGGCGCTCGACGTCACGGTCGCCAACGACATTCCGGCCGTCGAAAAGGAAGAAGACTACGGCACCGAACTCGGTAGGGGGACCGCCATCAAGCTTAAAGATTCGAGCGTCGTGACGACCCCGAAGGTTCACCGTCGGATGCGTTCGGTCGCCGAGGAGCGCGACATCGACCACCAACTCGAAGTGCTTCCCTCGGGCGCGACGGACACGGCAGGCTT
The sequence above is a segment of the Halorussus halophilus genome. Coding sequences within it:
- a CDS encoding M42 family metallopeptidase; protein product: MDFDFELLQELTETSGVPGYEDRVRELVRREFDGVVDSVRTDSMGNVVGTIEGESDLSVAVAAHMDEIGFMVRHIHEDGFLALDALGGWDPDVLRAQRVTVHAADGDLTGVIGSIPTHVQDEDDEEFSVHDVHVDLGRPVEEVEQLVSVGDLVSMEQRTERVGNNVTGKALDDRICLFAMLEAARRVEDPRVTIHFCATVQEELGVRGAPAVSVDVDPDLAVALDVTVANDIPAVEKEEDYGTELGRGTAIKLKDSSVVTTPKVHRRMRSVAEERDIDHQLEVLPSGATDTAGFQNTHGAKPVGAISIPTRYLHTVTECANAEDVSATIDLLTAFLETETGEYDYSL
- a CDS encoding MTH865 family protein; the encoded protein is MADEETKAELRQQFHDAFEGADYPISNPMDLVPALPNGPGTRFEAGDVSFTAMELATKLSDAQDFPYDDVDTFVDDVMTGLEQKDML